The following are encoded together in the Schistocerca americana isolate TAMUIC-IGC-003095 chromosome 6, iqSchAmer2.1, whole genome shotgun sequence genome:
- the LOC124619908 gene encoding tRNA wybutosine-synthesizing protein 2 homolog, giving the protein MDVVVAVTDRKTCQNMILELKSIGIHDSRYPVQKLDGNMLGIPIKNDLEIVKKYLVSDNKYEIQGKPFYLKKCDEVFLVAASTTPAAKLKTNVKQLLDKKNVPISAEVEREIPEKWEKYGDTVIFGNDKSFESDVWQSRVGNELWLVVCDTLKVNRVAIRKRIKSDCYRTPRAELVWGNSSWVTHTDNGIKYSWNVEKNMFCAGNAPERHRVAGFDCREEVVVDMYAGIGYFTLPYIIHAGAKTVHACEWNPDAVVALRYNLSQNNIVEKCVIHEGDNRVVCPVGVANRVNLGLLPSSKKAWKTACAALNPVSGGVLHLHENVTSGKPKITHEATGNFDKDLEKQTCMNSNCNTCVQLISTLSKQEETFCDACSTSFCLQSDNMKSQVLNNINFRWKKVEWKMWALHTCHTICTLLHTIHGQNHPWEVSVQCLHHVKSYAPHVDHLVLDLKCIPLIGSV; this is encoded by the coding sequence ATGGATGTCGTAGTAGCTGTGACCGATCGGAAAACATGTCAGAATATGATATTAGAACTGAAGTCAATAGGAATTCATGATAGCAGATACCCTGTGCAGAAACTCGATGGCAACATGTTGGGTATTCCAATCAAAAACGATCTAGAAATCGTTAAGAAATATTTGGTTAGTGACAACAAATATGAAATCCAAGGCAAACCATTTTATCTTAAGAAGTGTGATGAAGTTTTTTTAGTTGCAGCCAGTACCACTCCGGCAGCGAAATTGAAAACTAACGTTAAGCAGTTGTTGGATAAGAAAAATGTGCCAATAAGTGCAGAAGTGGAGAGAGAAATTCCGGAAAAATGGGAGAAATATGGTGATACTGTAATTTTTGGTAATGATAAATCTTTCGAAAGTGATGTCTGGCAGTCTCGTGTCGGTAACGAGTTGTGGCTTGTCGTGTGTGATACCTTGAAGGTAAACAGAGTGGCAATAAGGAAGCGGATAAAATCAGATTGCTATAGGACACCAAGAGCAGAGCTTGTTTGGGGAAATTCCTCTTGGGTAACACATACTGATAATGGAATAAAGTACAGCTGGAAtgtagaaaaaaatatgttttgcgcCGGTAATGCACCAGAACGGCATAGGGTCGCAGGATTTGACTGTAGAGAAGAGGTAGTTGTAGATATGTACGCTGGTATTGGCTATTTCACTTTGCCATACATTATACATGCTGGCGCGAAAACAGTGCATGCTTGTGAGTGGAATCCTGATGCTGTTGTTGCATTACGATATAATTTATCACAAAATAATATTGTTGAGAAATGTGTAATTCACGAAGGAGATAACCGTGTTGTGTGCCCTGTTGGTGTCGCAAACCGTGTTAACTTGGGACTTCTCCCATCTTCTAAGAAAGCTTGGAAAACAGCTTGTGCTGCTCTGAATCCAGTTTCTGGTGGAGTTTTACATTTACATGAAAATGTCACTTCTGGTAAACCCAAAATTACACATGAGGCTACGGGTAACTTTGACAAGGATTTGGAAAAGCAAACTTGCATGAACAGTAACTGTAATACCTGTGTGCAATTAATATCAACATTGTCAAAGCAAGAGGaaacattttgtgatgcttgtagcACATCATTCTGTTTGCAGTCAGATAATATGAAGAGTCAAGTGCTCAACAATATAAATTTCAGGTGGAAGAAAGTTGAATGGAAAATGTGGGCTTTACATACCTGTCATACCATCTGTACATTACTCCACACCATACATGGTCAAAACCACCCTTGGGAAGTTTCTGTTCAGTGTCTTCACCATGTGAAGTCATATGCACCACATGTTGACCATCTTGTTCTTGACTTAAAGTGTATTCCTTTGATTGGATCTGTGTAG